A single Defluviitalea saccharophila DNA region contains:
- the wecB gene encoding non-hydrolyzing UDP-N-acetylglucosamine 2-epimerase has protein sequence MSIKVMSIFGTRPEAIKMAPVVKELEKTDGIESIVCVTAQHREMLDQVLDTFKLKPDFDLDIMKARQTLIDITVRALEGLDKVIKEVSPDIVLVHGDTSTTFVGSLAAFYNQVKVGHVEAGLRTYDKYQPFPEEMNRKLTGALTDIHFAPTSLAKTHLLKEGIPEEQIFVTGNTVIDALKTTIEENYIFANPLLNDIDYGNRRIIAMTAHRRENLGEPLENICNAVYRLVEAFEDIEVVYAVHKNPAVRETVYPILGNHPRIHLIDPLDMKDMHNLMNKSYLVLTDSGGLQEEVPSMKKPVLVLRNVTERPEGVEAGTLKLAGTDEERIFNMASELLTSKDAYEAMTSVKNPFGDGHASKRIVDAILYCFGKSNKRPEDF, from the coding sequence ATGTCAATTAAAGTAATGAGCATATTTGGGACAAGACCGGAAGCGATTAAAATGGCACCGGTTGTAAAAGAATTAGAAAAAACCGATGGCATTGAAAGCATCGTATGTGTTACAGCACAACATAGAGAAATGTTAGATCAGGTACTGGATACCTTTAAGTTAAAACCGGATTTTGATTTGGATATTATGAAAGCAAGACAAACCCTTATAGATATTACGGTTCGTGCTCTGGAAGGCTTGGATAAGGTGATCAAAGAGGTGTCTCCTGATATTGTTTTGGTTCACGGGGATACCAGTACAACCTTTGTAGGATCTTTAGCTGCATTTTATAATCAGGTAAAGGTTGGGCATGTTGAGGCAGGTCTTAGAACCTATGACAAATATCAGCCCTTTCCTGAAGAAATGAATAGAAAGCTTACGGGAGCTTTAACAGACATTCATTTTGCGCCTACATCTTTAGCAAAGACCCATTTGTTAAAAGAAGGCATTCCTGAGGAACAAATCTTTGTAACGGGGAATACGGTTATTGATGCATTAAAAACAACGATTGAGGAAAACTATATATTCGCAAATCCTTTATTAAACGATATTGATTATGGGAATAGACGGATTATTGCAATGACTGCCCATAGAAGAGAGAATTTAGGGGAACCCCTTGAAAATATTTGCAATGCCGTATATAGACTTGTAGAAGCTTTTGAAGATATAGAAGTTGTTTATGCAGTACATAAAAATCCTGCTGTAAGAGAAACTGTTTATCCAATTCTGGGTAATCACCCCCGTATACATCTGATTGATCCGTTGGATATGAAAGATATGCATAATTTGATGAATAAATCCTATTTGGTACTGACAGACTCCGGAGGATTGCAGGAAGAAGTTCCTTCCATGAAGAAGCCTGTACTGGTTCTTAGAAATGTAACGGAAAGACCGGAAGGGGTAGAAGCCGGAACACTGAAACTTGCAGGAACCGATGAAGAGAGAATCTTTAACATGGCCTCTGAACTGCTTACCAGTAAGGATGCTTATGAAGCCATGACAAGTGTTAAGAATCCTTTTGGAGATGGACATGCCTCTAAGAGAATTGTTGACGCGATTTTATATTGCTTTGGGAAAAGCAATAAAAGACCGGAAGACTTTTAA
- a CDS encoding F0F1 ATP synthase subunit delta, with translation MAQLISKRYAKALFDIAIETNTMDELESQVQMIHQVLESEEEFMQILQHPHILREEKMQLLKDVFSSIVSNELMGLLTLVVQKGRQEHLLEILSTFLDEVKTYKGIVTAVVISAVPLKEEQIEKIKQTLTSRIKKQIQIETQVDPSIIGGLKIRVGDRILDASIYGQLQGLKTSLYDMQLV, from the coding sequence ATGGCACAATTAATATCAAAACGTTATGCAAAAGCCTTGTTTGATATAGCTATAGAAACCAATACTATGGATGAATTGGAAAGTCAGGTACAAATGATACACCAAGTCCTGGAGTCCGAAGAGGAATTTATGCAGATTTTGCAGCATCCTCATATTTTAAGAGAAGAAAAAATGCAGCTTTTAAAAGATGTATTTTCTTCCATAGTATCCAATGAACTCATGGGGCTTTTGACATTGGTCGTACAAAAAGGGAGACAAGAGCACCTTTTAGAGATTCTAAGTACTTTTTTAGATGAAGTTAAAACCTATAAGGGAATTGTAACTGCTGTAGTTATTTCTGCAGTACCCTTAAAAGAGGAACAAATTGAAAAAATAAAGCAAACCTTAACCAGTCGCATTAAGAAGCAGATACAAATTGAAACACAAGTAGATCCATCTATTATTGGAGGTCTTAAAATTCGAGTAGGCGATAGGATTTTGGATGCCAGCATTTATGGACAACTTCAAGGATTAAAGACCAGCCTATATGATATGCAGCTTGTGTGA
- the atpB gene encoding F0F1 ATP synthase subunit A: protein MENLDFYNHNIIPVHIGGSEFYITTTIVNTWIIMAVLLGLALIVRILIHRFEEIPKGFQNVIELLVEVFYSFTATTMGENNKGFAPFYGSMFLFILLANLSGLVGLRPPTADLATTLALALITFFMIQGYGLRDKGIVNYVKGFFEPIPLLFPLNVIGELANPVSLSFRLFGNILGGTIIMALWYAMPWIPVKIGIPAFLHAYFDVFAGVLQTFIFVMLSMTFVSSAMDS, encoded by the coding sequence TTGGAAAACTTAGATTTTTATAACCATAATATTATTCCCGTACACATTGGAGGAAGTGAATTCTATATCACTACTACGATTGTGAATACGTGGATTATTATGGCGGTGCTTCTTGGTCTTGCATTAATTGTAAGAATTCTTATCCATAGGTTTGAAGAGATTCCAAAAGGATTTCAGAATGTTATTGAGCTTTTGGTAGAAGTGTTTTATTCCTTTACAGCGACGACTATGGGTGAGAATAACAAAGGATTTGCTCCTTTTTATGGCAGTATGTTTTTATTTATTTTACTGGCCAATTTATCAGGGCTTGTGGGGCTAAGGCCTCCTACGGCGGATCTTGCAACCACCCTGGCGTTAGCTTTGATAACGTTCTTTATGATTCAAGGATATGGCCTTAGAGACAAAGGAATCGTCAACTATGTAAAAGGCTTCTTTGAACCTATACCACTTTTGTTTCCTCTAAATGTTATAGGTGAATTGGCAAATCCGGTATCCCTTAGTTTCCGTTTGTTTGGAAATATCTTAGGAGGAACCATTATAATGGCCCTTTGGTATGCAATGCCTTGGATTCCTGTAAAAATAGGTATCCCTGCATTTTTGCATGCATATTTTGACGTCTTTGCAGGAGTGCTTCAGACATTTATTTTTGTAATGCTTAGTATGACATTTGTATCCAGTGCAATGGATAGCTAA
- the atpA gene encoding F0F1 ATP synthase subunit alpha, with product MNLKPEEISSVIKQQIKNYQTRLEVTDVGTVIQVGDGIVRIHGLEKAIAGELLEFPGEVYGMVLNLEEDNIGAVLLGSDEGIKEGDTVKSTGRVVEVPVGDALVGRVVNALGQPIDGKGPIVTDKYRRVERVAPGVIERKSVDTPLQTGIKAIDSMVPIGRGQRELIIGDRQTGKTAIAIDTIINQKGQNVLCIYVAIGQKASTVAQLVNTLEKHGAMDYTTVVASTASELAPLQYIAPYAGCAMGEEWMEAGKDVLIIYDDLSKHAVAYRAMSLLLRRPPGREAYPGDVFYLHSRLLERAAKLSDERGGGSLTALPIIETQAGDVSAYIPTNVISITDGQIYLETELFNAGVRPAINPGLSVSRVGGAAQIKAMKKIAGPIRVELAQYRDLASFAQFGSELDKATRDTLAQGERIMEVLKQPQYRPMPVEHQVLILFAATRKYLMDIEVSEIRRFEKEFLEFIETKYSDIVSTIREKQEVDKELEKRIDGAINEFKSKFKNDK from the coding sequence ATGAATCTTAAACCTGAAGAAATTAGTTCTGTTATAAAGCAACAAATAAAAAATTATCAGACTCGTTTAGAAGTTACTGATGTAGGAACAGTTATACAAGTTGGGGATGGAATTGTTAGAATCCACGGCTTAGAAAAAGCCATAGCAGGAGAACTTCTTGAATTCCCGGGAGAAGTATATGGAATGGTATTAAACCTTGAAGAAGATAACATAGGGGCGGTACTTCTTGGTTCCGATGAAGGTATTAAAGAAGGAGATACTGTAAAATCCACAGGTAGAGTTGTTGAAGTGCCTGTAGGGGATGCCCTTGTTGGTAGAGTTGTGAATGCTTTAGGACAACCTATAGACGGTAAAGGACCTATTGTTACCGATAAATATCGCCGGGTAGAAAGAGTAGCTCCCGGTGTTATCGAAAGAAAGTCCGTGGATACGCCGCTACAGACAGGAATTAAAGCTATTGACTCCATGGTACCAATTGGCCGGGGACAAAGAGAATTAATCATTGGAGACCGTCAAACAGGTAAAACTGCTATTGCAATAGATACAATTATCAACCAAAAAGGACAAAATGTTCTTTGTATCTATGTAGCTATTGGCCAAAAAGCATCAACTGTAGCACAACTTGTAAATACTCTTGAAAAACATGGGGCAATGGATTATACGACCGTTGTTGCATCAACTGCCAGCGAGCTGGCTCCGCTTCAATATATTGCTCCTTATGCAGGATGTGCTATGGGAGAAGAATGGATGGAAGCAGGAAAGGACGTATTGATTATTTATGACGATTTGTCAAAACATGCGGTAGCTTATCGTGCCATGTCCTTGCTGCTTAGAAGACCACCGGGACGTGAAGCTTATCCTGGAGACGTATTCTACCTTCATTCAAGACTTTTAGAACGGGCTGCAAAACTTTCTGATGAAAGAGGAGGCGGATCACTCACTGCGCTTCCTATTATTGAAACTCAGGCAGGCGACGTTTCCGCTTATATTCCTACGAATGTTATTTCAATAACGGACGGACAAATTTATCTTGAAACAGAGCTTTTCAATGCAGGGGTTCGTCCTGCAATAAACCCTGGGCTTTCCGTATCCCGTGTAGGGGGGGCTGCTCAGATTAAGGCGATGAAAAAGATAGCAGGACCTATTCGTGTTGAACTGGCACAATATCGTGATTTGGCTTCCTTTGCTCAATTCGGTTCAGAGCTTGATAAAGCTACAAGAGATACTTTAGCTCAAGGAGAAAGAATCATGGAGGTCTTAAAACAACCTCAATACAGACCTATGCCTGTTGAACACCAAGTGTTAATTTTGTTCGCGGCTACCAGAAAATACTTAATGGATATAGAAGTATCGGAGATTAGGCGTTTTGAAAAAGAGTTCTTAGAATTTATCGAAACGAAGTATTCCGATATCGTATCAACTATCAGAGAAAAACAAGAAGTGGATAAAGAATTAGAAAAACGAATAGATGGAGCAATTAATGAATTCAAATCCAAGTTTAAAAATGATAAGTAA
- a CDS encoding ATP synthase subunit I, translated as MNDRVPERNRLILRMIILGTVIGIAGSFIAEDSFGFIKGVSFGTIFSVLRLRLMEISIKKAVQMEKSRAQKYAASGYIARYILTGLVLTIAALEPSINLLGTVFGMLTMKAAVFLELYRDKKRSPKGIKVDHIKS; from the coding sequence ATGAATGACCGTGTTCCTGAAAGGAATCGACTCATTCTTAGGATGATCATTCTAGGTACAGTCATTGGAATCGCAGGCAGCTTTATTGCGGAAGATTCTTTTGGTTTTATTAAAGGCGTTTCATTTGGAACTATTTTTTCTGTATTACGGCTTAGATTAATGGAAATCAGCATAAAAAAAGCTGTCCAGATGGAGAAAAGCAGAGCACAAAAATATGCGGCCAGTGGCTATATAGCCAGATACATATTAACTGGACTTGTATTAACCATAGCAGCCTTAGAGCCCAGCATTAATCTGTTGGGTACCGTATTCGGAATGCTTACCATGAAAGCAGCTGTTTTTCTGGAGCTTTACCGTGATAAGAAGAGGTCGCCAAAAGGCATCAAAGTCGATCATATTAAAAGCTAA
- a CDS encoding ACT domain-containing protein: MTSPISQITTEENVTLITLDNIPSNTSDIARIFRAIGESGVNIDMISQTSPYKGSINISFSLQDEDVFTVLKTLKAFKADYENLRIDINSNNVKISLFGEGMRTTPGTAAKTMELLAQNDIEIQLITTSEVDISYLISASDKDKAIKCFKEYFNI, from the coding sequence ATGACCTCCCCTATTAGTCAAATTACAACTGAAGAAAATGTTACTTTAATTACCTTAGATAATATCCCCTCCAATACATCAGACATTGCTCGTATATTTAGGGCTATTGGAGAATCCGGAGTTAATATTGATATGATTAGTCAAACATCTCCTTATAAAGGGAGTATCAATATTTCTTTTTCTCTGCAAGATGAAGACGTATTCACTGTCCTTAAAACTCTAAAAGCTTTTAAAGCAGATTATGAGAATCTAAGAATCGATATTAATTCGAATAATGTAAAGATTTCTCTATTCGGAGAAGGCATGAGAACTACACCTGGAACTGCCGCAAAAACCATGGAGCTACTCGCTCAAAACGATATCGAGATACAACTTATTACCACTTCAGAAGTAGATATTTCCTATCTTATTTCTGCTTCTGATAAGGACAAAGCTATAAAATGTTTCAAAGAATATTTTAATATTTAA
- the atpF gene encoding F0F1 ATP synthase subunit B — translation MDGGIISFDQQFLFGLGLQLLNTLILFAGLSFLLFKPVREFMEKRSEKIRLQLEQAKSEEQRVLEMKKEYENKLGHIKEESDEILREARKKAQEKENEIIEEARKEADSIKNRALTDIEREKVKIKDEMKKEMVEIASMMAGKLIASSIDEQKHSELIDEVISQMGDVSWHN, via the coding sequence TTGGATGGAGGGATTATTAGTTTTGACCAGCAGTTTCTATTTGGCCTTGGCCTGCAGCTGTTAAATACCCTTATTTTATTTGCAGGATTATCTTTTCTTTTGTTTAAACCTGTAAGAGAATTTATGGAGAAGCGATCTGAGAAGATTAGACTTCAGCTTGAACAGGCAAAATCAGAAGAACAAAGAGTTCTGGAAATGAAAAAAGAGTATGAGAATAAATTAGGCCATATTAAAGAAGAATCAGATGAAATTTTAAGAGAAGCCAGAAAAAAAGCTCAGGAAAAAGAAAATGAAATTATTGAAGAAGCCAGAAAAGAAGCTGATTCAATAAAAAATAGAGCATTAACAGACATTGAAAGAGAAAAAGTTAAAATTAAAGATGAAATGAAAAAAGAAATGGTAGAAATAGCATCAATGATGGCAGGAAAACTTATTGCATCTTCCATAGATGAGCAAAAACACAGTGAGTTGATTGATGAAGTCATTTCACAGATGGGGGATGTATCATGGCACAATTAA
- the atpE gene encoding ATP synthase F0 subunit C, whose translation MLFANPLVTRQGAGIVLACSAIGAGLSMIAGVGPGIGQGYAAGKSSEAVGKRPGLQSMIVRTMLLGQAVAQTTGIYALVIALLLLFSQILTQ comes from the coding sequence ATGCTGTTTGCAAATCCTCTTGTAACCAGACAAGGTGCCGGGATTGTTCTGGCGTGTAGTGCTATTGGAGCAGGACTTTCGATGATTGCCGGAGTAGGACCTGGAATAGGACAAGGGTATGCAGCAGGAAAAAGTTCTGAGGCTGTAGGAAAACGTCCTGGACTTCAAAGTATGATTGTAAGAACAATGCTTTTAGGACAGGCAGTTGCTCAAACAACAGGAATTTATGCATTGGTTATTGCGTTATTACTGTTATTTTCACAAATCTTAACACAATGA
- the atpE gene encoding ATP synthase F0 subunit C codes for MEQIDGRALILACSAIGAGLAMIAGIGPGIGQGYAAGKGAEAVGRQPEAQGDIVRTMLLGAAVAETTGIYGLIIAIILLFANPLISQYLRLLGQ; via the coding sequence ATGGAACAAATCGATGGAAGAGCATTAATATTAGCATGTTCAGCAATTGGGGCAGGTCTTGCGATGATCGCAGGTATAGGACCTGGAATAGGACAAGGGTATGCAGCTGGTAAAGGTGCAGAAGCTGTAGGTCGTCAACCTGAAGCCCAAGGGGATATTGTAAGAACAATGTTACTGGGAGCAGCAGTAGCAGAAACAACAGGTATTTATGGTCTTATTATTGCCATTATCCTATTGTTTGCTAATCCGCTTATTTCTCAATACCTTCGTCTTTTAGGACAATAA
- a CDS encoding AtpZ/AtpI family protein yields MKKKAEILALISLISQIGIMMALPIIFCILLGNFLDKWLNTGVLFLIVFSFLGVGAAFRNLFVIALKGIKARNMRKDEKDE; encoded by the coding sequence ATGAAAAAAAAAGCAGAAATTTTAGCTTTGATTTCCTTGATATCTCAAATAGGAATCATGATGGCACTGCCGATTATATTCTGCATACTATTAGGCAATTTTCTTGATAAATGGCTTAATACAGGAGTTTTGTTTTTAATTGTTTTTTCTTTTTTGGGTGTAGGAGCTGCTTTTCGAAATTTATTTGTTATTGCACTAAAAGGAATAAAAGCCAGAAACATGAGAAAGGATGAAAAAGATGAATGA
- a CDS encoding MraY family glycosyltransferase yields the protein MFQSVAVQETILLYIVSFISAFIISLLTTPLSKKIALMVGAVDQPKARGMHKEPMPRMGGIAIFLGFIITVFFITPLVEAFQWKQISGLLMGGLIIFLLGFFDDIYNLNAKLKLCVQILAALVVIYSDIRIEFVTWPFAESNTLLLEKLSVPITLFWIVGVTNAVNLIDGLDGLAAGVSSIAAICLMTLSILSPNPIGPVAAVLTAALAGSCLGFLPHNFNPAKIFMGDTGSTFLGFTLAVTSVQGFIKGYTAVTIIIAVLVLALPIFDTTFAILRRIINRRPIMEADRGHLHHRLVDKGYSQKKAVITLYGISGGFGIIGILIAQKDTVVALGVFIAMAVALYMIIYDNQGDNQSDNQSDNQK from the coding sequence GTGTTTCAGAGCGTAGCTGTGCAGGAAACTATTTTACTATACATTGTTTCGTTTATTTCAGCTTTTATAATCAGCCTTCTTACAACGCCACTGAGTAAAAAAATTGCTTTGATGGTTGGTGCAGTAGATCAGCCTAAGGCAAGAGGAATGCATAAAGAGCCTATGCCCAGAATGGGTGGTATAGCTATTTTTCTAGGGTTTATTATAACAGTATTCTTCATTACTCCTTTGGTGGAGGCGTTTCAATGGAAACAAATTTCAGGTCTCCTTATGGGTGGATTAATTATATTTTTATTAGGCTTTTTCGATGATATTTATAATTTGAATGCAAAGCTTAAATTATGTGTGCAAATTCTTGCAGCCCTTGTGGTGATTTATTCTGATATCAGAATCGAATTTGTTACATGGCCTTTTGCAGAAAGCAATACTTTACTATTAGAAAAGCTTAGTGTGCCGATTACTTTGTTTTGGATTGTAGGGGTTACAAATGCGGTTAATCTGATTGATGGACTGGATGGACTGGCTGCAGGCGTATCCTCAATAGCAGCAATTTGTCTGATGACTTTATCCATTCTATCTCCGAATCCCATTGGACCGGTGGCGGCAGTGTTAACTGCGGCTTTGGCAGGATCCTGCTTAGGATTTTTACCTCATAACTTTAATCCTGCAAAGATCTTTATGGGAGATACAGGCTCTACCTTTTTAGGATTTACTTTAGCCGTTACATCCGTTCAAGGATTTATTAAGGGATATACAGCGGTTACAATTATTATTGCCGTTTTAGTATTGGCGCTGCCTATCTTTGACACCACCTTTGCGATCCTTAGAAGAATCATTAACCGCAGACCGATTATGGAAGCGGACAGAGGACATCTGCATCACCGTCTGGTAGATAAGGGTTATAGTCAAAAGAAAGCAGTGATTACCCTCTATGGAATTAGTGGCGGCTTTGGAATCATAGGAATCCTTATTGCACAAAAGGATACAGTAGTTGCCTTAGGTGTGTTTATCGCCATGGCAGTTGCATTATATATGATTATATATGATAATCAAGGTGACAATCAAAGTGATAATCAAAGTGATAATCAAAAATAA